A region from the Thermococcus sp. Bubb.Bath genome encodes:
- a CDS encoding TRAM domain-containing protein, whose translation MYGDRFGGYGQEAPVKVGERYRVKIESLGKGGDGIAKVKGFVIFVPNTQVGDEVEIVINSVKRKFAFGEVI comes from the coding sequence ATGTATGGAGACAGATTTGGTGGATATGGACAGGAAGCCCCAGTTAAAGTTGGGGAGAGATACAGGGTTAAGATCGAGAGCCTCGGAAAGGGCGGTGACGGCATCGCCAAGGTAAAGGGGTTCGTTATCTTCGTCCCGAACACCCAGGTTGGAGACGAGGTTGAGATCGTTATCAACTCCGTCAAGAGGAAGTTCGCCTTCGGCGAAGTCATCTGA
- a CDS encoding CGP-CTERM-anchored Cys-rich protein encodes MVRRMKAYLAIPIVIIMLAVPLVQACMSPYDQYSVEVLLNKPGVGYNSSISVPSILKVDNMSFILRVWEAKDGPHVRVEIPLTRQRGAYWGYTGPVVITNGTIQKLLGRGWIATSITRNGSSIDVLQKGNVTIKITKPQGECTSDSDCATGGCSGELCLPNYIVSHVASVCIYAPWYECFKLTSCGCVNGTCSWKPNEAFKKCLREHGVDPSRVIRAGVSEVTATGPNPEELTDALKEFFNATGANCTKFNLISGSEEKPAYNPGEVDAGKVLSRALEYLMETGAVTGLTKEDVGQIVEVAKWGGAGYNGKIGWYETENGSYAWIPYDESPNATLVRCGWAGPPTYGNASSSEGNGTVGTGHLDPGSGPNVTGGFGNHTTPNPAVNPPQNEMASTTKNEEGSAVCGPASLLVLTALPLLARKKKK; translated from the coding sequence ATGGTGAGGAGAATGAAGGCTTACCTGGCCATTCCCATCGTGATAATCATGCTCGCCGTACCTTTAGTCCAGGCCTGCATGAGCCCGTACGATCAGTATTCCGTTGAAGTCCTGCTTAACAAACCTGGAGTCGGCTACAACTCTTCGATTAGTGTTCCATCCATCCTCAAAGTCGATAACATGAGTTTTATCCTCAGAGTCTGGGAGGCCAAGGACGGGCCCCACGTGAGGGTCGAGATACCCCTAACCAGGCAGAGGGGGGCCTACTGGGGCTACACAGGCCCGGTCGTGATAACAAACGGAACCATTCAGAAGCTCCTCGGCCGCGGCTGGATCGCCACCTCCATAACCCGGAACGGGTCGAGCATCGACGTCCTTCAAAAGGGGAACGTCACGATAAAGATAACGAAGCCCCAGGGTGAATGCACCTCCGACTCTGACTGTGCCACCGGCGGCTGTTCCGGGGAGCTCTGCCTTCCAAATTATATAGTATCACATGTTGCCAGCGTCTGCATCTATGCCCCTTGGTACGAGTGTTTCAAGCTCACGAGCTGCGGCTGCGTGAACGGCACCTGCTCCTGGAAGCCGAACGAGGCCTTTAAAAAGTGCCTGAGGGAGCACGGCGTTGACCCGTCTAGGGTGATAAGGGCCGGTGTTTCCGAAGTTACAGCAACGGGACCGAATCCTGAGGAGCTCACCGATGCCCTGAAGGAGTTCTTCAATGCTACCGGAGCAAACTGCACGAAGTTCAACTTAATCTCGGGCTCTGAGGAGAAGCCCGCCTATAACCCAGGTGAAGTCGACGCTGGAAAAGTCCTGAGCAGGGCTCTTGAGTACCTAATGGAAACCGGGGCCGTTACTGGTCTAACCAAAGAGGACGTTGGGCAGATAGTTGAAGTTGCGAAGTGGGGAGGGGCAGGCTACAACGGAAAGATAGGATGGTACGAGACCGAGAACGGCAGCTATGCATGGATTCCCTACGACGAGAGCCCCAACGCAACCCTCGTGAGGTGCGGCTGGGCGGGTCCACCCACTTATGGAAATGCCTCGTCAAGTGAAGGCAACGGCACCGTAGGAACGGGCCACCTCGACCCCGGAAGCGGTCCGAACGTTACGGGAGGTTTCGGAAACCATACCACACCAAACCCCGCCGTCAATCCTCCTCAGAACGAGATGGCCTCAACTACTAAGAATGAAGAGGGCTCTGCGGTATGTGGGCCTGCATCGCTGCTCGTCCTAACTGCCCTGCCCCTCCTTGCAAGAAAGAAGAAAAAATGA
- the eno gene encoding phosphopyruvate hydratase, whose protein sequence is MENPFEITGVYAREILDSRGNPTVEVEVYTPVSMGRAKVPSGASTGTHEALELRDGGSRFHGKGVRRAVENVNKIIAPEIVGMDVTWQRDIDTIMLELDGTENKSNLGANAILGVSLAVARAASEALGMPLYQYIGGTNAYVMPVPMSNVINGGVHAGNELDFQEFMIMPVGADSFREGIRWVSETYHILKGVIAEKYGKDAVNIGDEGGFAPPLKEPHEPFELLIEAIEEAGYKPGDEIAFAMDPASSEFFHPDIGKYVVNDKEYDGGELLELYKDLISKYPIVSLEDPFHEEDWENFALITKELGDKIQIVGDDIFVTNPKRIRKGINMRAANALLLKVNQIGTLSEAIDAAYTAYRAGWGIVVSHRSGETDDPFIADLAVALNTGQIKTGAPARMDRNSKYNQLIRIEEELEGIAVYPGRKFRNPFL, encoded by the coding sequence ATGGAGAACCCGTTTGAGATAACAGGGGTTTACGCAAGGGAAATCCTGGACAGCAGGGGGAACCCGACAGTTGAGGTCGAGGTTTACACGCCGGTGAGCATGGGGCGCGCAAAGGTTCCGAGCGGAGCAAGCACCGGAACCCACGAGGCCCTTGAGCTCAGGGACGGGGGCAGCAGGTTCCACGGTAAGGGCGTCAGAAGGGCCGTCGAGAACGTGAACAAGATTATAGCTCCGGAAATCGTTGGGATGGATGTCACCTGGCAGAGGGACATCGACACCATCATGCTCGAGCTCGACGGTACCGAGAACAAGAGCAACCTCGGTGCCAACGCCATACTCGGCGTTTCACTCGCCGTGGCAAGGGCCGCTTCCGAGGCCCTCGGGATGCCCCTCTACCAGTACATAGGTGGAACCAACGCCTATGTCATGCCGGTTCCGATGAGCAACGTCATCAACGGAGGAGTGCATGCTGGCAACGAGCTCGACTTCCAGGAGTTCATGATAATGCCGGTTGGAGCGGACTCCTTCAGAGAGGGAATAAGGTGGGTCAGCGAAACTTACCACATCCTCAAGGGCGTCATTGCCGAGAAGTACGGCAAGGATGCGGTCAACATTGGAGATGAAGGCGGATTCGCTCCCCCGCTGAAAGAGCCGCACGAGCCGTTCGAACTCCTCATAGAGGCCATCGAGGAGGCTGGATACAAGCCAGGCGATGAGATAGCCTTCGCCATGGACCCAGCCTCAAGCGAGTTCTTCCACCCCGACATCGGGAAATACGTCGTCAACGACAAAGAATACGATGGGGGAGAGCTTCTTGAGCTTTATAAGGATCTCATCAGTAAGTACCCAATAGTCTCACTCGAGGACCCGTTCCACGAGGAGGACTGGGAGAACTTCGCCCTCATAACGAAGGAACTCGGGGACAAGATACAGATCGTCGGCGATGACATCTTCGTCACCAACCCAAAGAGAATAAGGAAGGGTATCAACATGAGGGCTGCGAACGCGCTCCTCCTCAAGGTTAACCAGATCGGAACGCTCAGTGAGGCCATAGATGCCGCCTACACCGCTTACAGGGCTGGCTGGGGAATAGTTGTATCACACCGCTCCGGAGAGACCGACGATCCGTTCATAGCTGACCTCGCGGTTGCCCTCAACACAGGCCAGATAAAGACCGGCGCCCCAGCGAGAATGGACAGGAACTCCAAGTACAACCAGCTCATAAGAATAGAGGAGGAGCTTGAGGGGATAGCGGTCTACCCAGGCAGGAAGTTCAGGAACCCGTTCCTGTGA
- a CDS encoding ubiquitin-like small modifier protein 1, producing the protein MRVTVRYFARYRSLVGKGEEELEIPDGATVIDLIEKLKEIHPVLQKEVFAEDDDLADVNVSRNGRYVRFDEILKDGDIVALFPPVSGG; encoded by the coding sequence ATGAGGGTCACGGTAAGGTATTTTGCGCGCTACCGCTCCCTTGTTGGGAAGGGCGAGGAAGAGCTTGAAATTCCCGATGGGGCAACTGTTATAGATCTGATAGAAAAGCTGAAGGAGATACATCCCGTTCTTCAGAAGGAAGTGTTCGCCGAGGACGATGACTTAGCGGACGTCAACGTGTCGAGAAACGGCAGGTACGTGCGCTTCGACGAAATACTAAAAGATGGCGACATCGTTGCCCTCTTTCCCCCCGTCAGTGGGGGATAA
- a CDS encoding hydrogenase maturation protease encodes MRTLILALGNELMKDDGAGLKAGRILAERGYNVIEVGTDIFQLANHYGGEDRIIIIDAILSDKLKPGEVVHFKGEEVFEKLKAEIRSAHFMGAIDGLKLLMKLDERLKKAEIHFIGIVAKEIDLGMEMSEEVKAGVQKAIELAEKLAK; translated from the coding sequence ATGAGAACCCTCATCCTAGCCCTCGGCAACGAACTGATGAAGGATGACGGAGCCGGGCTGAAAGCGGGAAGAATTCTTGCGGAGAGAGGGTACAACGTCATTGAAGTTGGGACGGACATTTTCCAGCTGGCCAACCATTACGGCGGCGAGGATAGGATAATAATCATTGACGCCATACTGAGCGATAAGCTGAAGCCAGGCGAGGTGGTTCACTTCAAAGGGGAAGAAGTCTTTGAGAAGCTGAAGGCTGAAATCAGAAGCGCCCACTTCATGGGTGCTATTGACGGATTAAAACTCCTCATGAAGCTCGACGAGAGACTGAAAAAGGCAGAGATCCACTTTATTGGGATAGTCGCGAAGGAGATAGACCTGGGCATGGAGATGAGCGAGGAGGTAAAAGCTGGAGTTCAAAAGGCGATTGAGCTGGCCGAAAAACTGGCGAAGTGA